In Phragmitibacter flavus, a single genomic region encodes these proteins:
- a CDS encoding N-acetylmuramoyl-L-alanine amidase-like domain-containing protein produces MPRLILLTFLFLAPLAPAAEHLPQSLTFPNKTAFNKIVATAQQQNWRALPMGERVAKFGLAMRGTPYVGYTLEIHDHTESASANFSGLDCWTFFEIALGLARMIEVPKPTYTPSDLLAEIEWTRYRGGVCNGNYLDRIHYLAEWYYDNEARGNVVKVTTKVGPTVSLVGRKCQEMTVLWKGYRYLRKNPSLLPQMAKIEARESALPFRYIHKSKVAAIEKNIQPGDIIGIVTKHTGGHCSHVGLAYRGSDGVMRLMHASRNYKKVVIDKSISGYLHEFNSHIGIIVARPLPRSQTIREKPTYLANLQRLTTK; encoded by the coding sequence ATGCCCCGCCTCATCCTTCTCACCTTCCTGTTCCTCGCCCCCCTCGCCCCCGCCGCCGAACACCTTCCCCAATCCCTCACCTTTCCCAACAAAACCGCCTTCAACAAAATCGTCGCCACTGCCCAACAACAAAACTGGCGTGCCCTCCCCATGGGCGAACGCGTTGCGAAGTTCGGCCTTGCCATGCGCGGCACACCCTACGTCGGCTACACCCTTGAAATCCACGATCACACCGAATCCGCCTCCGCCAATTTCTCCGGACTCGACTGCTGGACCTTCTTCGAAATCGCCCTCGGCCTTGCCCGCATGATCGAAGTGCCCAAACCCACCTACACCCCCTCCGATCTCCTCGCCGAAATCGAATGGACCCGCTACCGCGGCGGCGTCTGCAATGGCAATTACCTGGACCGCATCCACTACCTCGCCGAATGGTATTACGACAACGAAGCCCGCGGCAACGTCGTCAAGGTGACCACCAAAGTCGGCCCCACCGTTTCCCTCGTCGGTCGCAAATGCCAGGAAATGACCGTGCTCTGGAAAGGCTACCGGTATCTCCGCAAAAACCCCTCGCTGCTGCCACAAATGGCCAAAATCGAAGCCCGCGAAAGCGCTTTGCCCTTCCGCTACATCCACAAATCCAAGGTTGCCGCCATCGAAAAAAACATTCAGCCCGGCGACATCATCGGCATCGTCACCAAACACACCGGCGGTCACTGTTCCCACGTCGGCCTCGCTTATCGCGGCAGCGACGGCGTCATGCGCCTCATGCACGCTTCGCGCAATTACAAAAAAGTGGTCATCGACAAATCCATCTCCGGCTACCTCCACGAGTTCAACAGCCACATCGGTATCATCGTCGCCCGTCCGCTGCCCCGCAGTCAGACCATCCGAGAGAAACCCACCTACCTCGCCAATCTGCAACGC
- a CDS encoding phytoene desaturase family protein, with the protein MPTAIIIGSGPNGLTAAIRLAQAGWETTVLEGSDTPGGGTRTKDLTLPGFHHDVCSAVHPMGVASPYLRSLDLESHGLKWLHPEIPLAHPITPGHAVVLYQSLSQTAAALGKDAPRYRRLFEPLVKNALDLYSDLLRPAAIPTNPLAAARFGIPAALPATLLAKYFSTPEARALFAGNAAHSVIALENPFTSAIGLMLQMSAHVGGWPIPKGGSQSITKALIKILKSLNGKIQLNTPVTKFTDLPDADAYLFDISPKNLAKICADSLPKRYLGKLNRYRHGPGVFKIDYALNAPIPWRNEACRKAGTVHVGGTIDEVAASERAAWEGKPSEHPFLLVAQPTITDPGRAPKDQHIAWTYCHVPNGCTRDMRPAIEAQIERFAPGFRDTILDAHVLNTEHMEHYNPNYIGGDVVGGVTDWRQLLTRPVSLIDPYATPNPKIFLCSASTPPGGGVHGMCGYWAAECVIKKNSNVAA; encoded by the coding sequence GTGCCCACTGCGATCATCATCGGCTCCGGCCCCAACGGACTCACCGCTGCCATCCGCCTCGCCCAGGCCGGTTGGGAAACCACGGTCCTTGAAGGTTCCGACACCCCCGGCGGTGGCACCCGCACCAAAGACCTCACCCTCCCCGGCTTTCATCACGACGTCTGCTCCGCCGTCCATCCCATGGGCGTCGCCTCGCCCTACCTCCGCAGCCTCGACCTCGAATCGCACGGCCTCAAGTGGCTGCATCCCGAAATCCCCCTCGCCCACCCGATTACCCCCGGTCACGCCGTCGTCCTCTACCAATCGCTCAGCCAAACCGCCGCCGCCCTCGGCAAAGATGCCCCACGCTATCGCCGCCTTTTCGAACCCCTCGTCAAAAACGCCCTCGACCTCTATTCCGACCTCCTCCGCCCCGCCGCCATCCCCACCAACCCGCTCGCGGCCGCCCGCTTCGGCATTCCCGCCGCCCTTCCTGCCACCCTCCTCGCAAAATACTTCTCCACCCCCGAAGCCCGTGCCCTGTTCGCCGGCAACGCCGCCCACTCGGTCATCGCCCTCGAAAACCCTTTCACCTCCGCCATCGGCCTCATGCTGCAAATGAGCGCCCACGTCGGCGGCTGGCCCATCCCCAAAGGCGGCTCCCAGTCCATCACCAAAGCCCTCATCAAAATCCTTAAATCTCTCAACGGCAAAATCCAGCTCAACACTCCCGTCACCAAATTCACCGACCTCCCCGACGCCGACGCCTACCTCTTCGACATCAGCCCCAAGAACCTCGCCAAGATCTGCGCCGATTCCCTGCCCAAACGTTACCTCGGTAAACTCAACCGTTACCGCCACGGCCCCGGCGTCTTCAAAATCGACTACGCCCTCAACGCCCCCATCCCCTGGCGCAACGAAGCCTGTCGCAAAGCCGGCACCGTCCACGTCGGCGGCACCATCGACGAAGTCGCCGCCTCCGAACGCGCCGCGTGGGAAGGCAAACCCAGCGAGCATCCCTTCCTCCTCGTCGCCCAACCCACCATCACCGACCCCGGTCGCGCCCCCAAAGATCAGCACATCGCCTGGACCTATTGCCATGTCCCCAACGGCTGCACCCGCGACATGCGGCCCGCCATCGAGGCCCAAATCGAACGTTTTGCCCCCGGTTTCCGCGACACCATCCTCGACGCCCACGTGCTCAACACCGAGCACATGGAGCACTACAACCCCAATTACATCGGCGGCGACGTTGTTGGTGGCGTCACCGACTGGCGGCAACTCCTCACCCGCCCTGTCAGCCTCATCGATCCCTACGCCACTCCCAACCCAAAAATCTTCCTTTGCTCCGCCTCCACCCCCCCCGGCGGCGGTGTCCACGGCATGTGCGGCTACTGGGCTGCGGAGTGTGTCATCAAGAAAAATTCAAACGTAGCCGCCTAA
- a CDS encoding ABC transporter permease, with protein MSHITEPTPPTQRPTRAASKAMASVLGARQPWWRRALRRLRGLSPETVNSSMLPVLMEVFAGFSMIDGEIMEEEIDSSLGFMRYDYPEAIYSELRRIYFEALQKPQDLSARARELSRSLSVEQKILLGVQLYLLISRSENSRQQLVEFYLFMTNLGIAAQAIDIVYQLNAEDKPSDETDFRTKSGQPLETLRIASQQPSDVLLRSLSPGCNVTAFRFQNLLLLKNTGSVNILVRSRILRPGDFSRLYTSERLVLEDISLDYADLISYFNAKKNLTGTQLYLTLTEEGSAEITQTRSRGTNLRISFGLTVLIEALRDTDAKINGLALKEGTSIEASIEDKIIAQGDIEISLHELRRRAREFGEQFRLEGSRNTYLVSNNPDLLDEGDILLTQNGEGEILLKIVIHYEDKTGELEILRTDRPIYVGNHTIRERALLHDGDTIILGEGQYLRCHFADRIIEEERNVVRQLELREVGHRYDRQDTALDGISLLARRGEMICVMGPSGCGKSTLLRTLGGQLKPRSGDILLNSHPLYENLDNLCPYIAYIPQEDAYDTLLKVKENLDFSVAVRCPHLPREERRKRVDAKLIELGLNELRNRLAGTPQQKFLSGGERKRLNAGLDMIGIADVYLFDEPTSGLSSKDSEHVLDLIRNLAKNKIVFASIHQPSTKLLQKFDKALLLDKGGKMAFFGTPRGMLEYFWQALHEETGQIEEPQAQPMPDSVTPDLVFDVLETPLRDISGDVIHEQTGDGHMVAARRFPPNFWRDRFQTHSVMHSMAPKTVEAPSPNRDATLLDSLAHTQRKLPIPPQHTFREETILFATMVKRAFLSKLRNRANLLTTLLEAPTLALLISMVLRYSEDDSTYTFASAFHIPTYLFLTLVVAMFLGLTNSADEIIRDRPMLSRERNHNLRISYYIIGKILSLSTFSLIQCVIYLLIGNAVLELREMFTIHLFWMFLTSLTGVCLGLLVSTLVHDIRTALNIIPLLLIPQIILGGALIKYEEMNRNLDFVYSIRQWIEKQGGDPVEASKLKVPLICQIMPLRWSYESAIIAQAKLNPLSSAQSKLEERIQTLINLPEDVEMTEAQREELDVTKQALAVVSGLQDRDPQAVSSRLGNIINEVLSTGKLDPEIAADHSSRNSVSAEEIYVNRKVLDLVTKAEMEREDYRRESTPNVFFGTIKTFSLIQEKEKPLPQPNTLEAVQSFTGVKEKKPWWQEIKINTLWLNFVIMILTLIGVIITVHAALRRQLSRV; from the coding sequence ATGAGTCATATCACCGAGCCAACGCCACCCACCCAGCGCCCCACCCGCGCGGCGAGCAAGGCCATGGCCAGCGTCCTCGGCGCCCGCCAGCCCTGGTGGCGACGCGCCCTGCGCCGACTGCGCGGACTCTCCCCCGAAACCGTCAACAGCTCCATGCTTCCCGTGCTCATGGAAGTGTTCGCCGGATTCTCCATGATTGACGGAGAAATCATGGAGGAAGAGATCGACTCCTCCCTCGGCTTCATGCGCTACGACTACCCGGAGGCCATCTACTCCGAACTGCGCCGCATCTACTTCGAAGCCCTCCAAAAACCCCAGGATCTCTCCGCACGCGCTCGCGAACTGTCCCGCAGCCTATCCGTTGAACAAAAAATCCTCCTCGGCGTTCAGCTCTACCTGCTCATCTCCCGTTCCGAAAACTCCCGCCAGCAGCTTGTCGAATTCTACCTTTTCATGACCAACCTGGGCATCGCTGCCCAGGCCATTGACATCGTTTACCAGCTCAACGCCGAAGACAAACCCTCCGACGAAACCGACTTCCGCACCAAAAGCGGCCAGCCTCTTGAAACCCTTCGCATCGCCTCGCAGCAGCCCAGCGACGTCCTCCTCCGCTCCCTAAGTCCCGGCTGCAACGTCACCGCCTTCCGTTTCCAAAACCTCCTCCTCCTCAAAAACACCGGCTCCGTCAACATCCTCGTCCGCTCCCGTATCCTGCGTCCCGGCGACTTTTCCCGACTCTACACCAGCGAACGCCTCGTCCTCGAAGACATCTCCCTCGACTACGCCGACCTTATCTCCTATTTCAACGCCAAGAAAAACCTCACCGGCACCCAGCTCTACCTGACCCTTACCGAAGAAGGCTCCGCCGAAATCACCCAGACCCGCAGCCGCGGCACCAACCTGCGCATCTCCTTCGGCCTTACCGTCCTCATCGAGGCCCTGCGCGATACCGACGCCAAAATCAACGGCCTCGCCCTCAAAGAAGGCACCTCCATTGAAGCCTCCATCGAGGACAAAATCATCGCCCAGGGCGACATCGAAATCTCCCTCCACGAACTGCGCCGCCGCGCCCGTGAATTCGGAGAACAATTCCGCCTTGAAGGCTCCCGCAACACCTACCTCGTCTCCAACAACCCCGACCTCCTCGACGAAGGCGACATCCTCCTCACCCAAAACGGCGAAGGTGAGATCCTCCTCAAAATCGTCATCCATTACGAGGACAAAACCGGAGAACTCGAGATCCTCCGCACCGACCGGCCCATCTACGTCGGCAACCACACCATTCGCGAACGCGCCCTCCTCCACGACGGCGACACCATCATTCTCGGCGAAGGCCAATACCTCCGCTGCCACTTTGCCGACCGCATCATCGAAGAGGAACGCAACGTCGTCCGCCAACTTGAACTCCGCGAAGTCGGCCATCGTTACGACCGACAGGACACCGCCCTCGACGGCATCAGCCTGCTCGCCCGTCGCGGTGAAATGATCTGCGTCATGGGCCCCTCCGGTTGCGGCAAATCCACCCTCCTTCGCACCCTCGGCGGCCAGCTCAAACCCCGCAGCGGAGACATTCTGCTCAACAGCCACCCGCTTTACGAAAACCTCGACAACCTCTGTCCCTACATCGCCTACATCCCCCAGGAGGACGCCTACGACACCCTCCTCAAGGTCAAAGAAAACCTCGACTTCTCCGTCGCCGTCCGCTGCCCCCACCTTCCGCGTGAGGAACGCCGCAAACGCGTCGACGCCAAACTCATCGAACTCGGCCTCAACGAACTCCGCAACCGCCTGGCCGGCACTCCGCAGCAAAAATTCCTCTCAGGTGGCGAACGCAAACGCCTCAACGCCGGTCTCGACATGATCGGCATCGCCGACGTCTACCTCTTCGACGAACCCACCTCCGGCCTTTCCTCCAAAGACTCCGAACACGTCCTCGACCTCATCCGCAACCTCGCCAAAAACAAGATCGTTTTCGCGTCGATCCACCAGCCCAGCACCAAACTCCTGCAAAAATTCGACAAGGCCCTGCTCCTCGACAAAGGCGGCAAAATGGCCTTCTTCGGCACCCCGCGCGGCATGCTCGAATACTTCTGGCAGGCCCTCCACGAAGAAACCGGCCAGATCGAGGAACCCCAGGCACAGCCCATGCCCGACAGCGTCACGCCCGACCTGGTATTCGACGTGCTTGAAACCCCTCTTCGCGACATCAGCGGTGACGTCATCCACGAACAAACCGGCGATGGACACATGGTCGCCGCACGCCGATTCCCCCCCAACTTCTGGCGCGACCGCTTCCAGACCCATTCCGTCATGCACAGCATGGCCCCCAAAACCGTTGAAGCCCCCAGCCCCAACCGCGACGCCACCCTTCTCGACTCGCTCGCCCATACCCAACGCAAGCTCCCCATCCCCCCCCAGCACACCTTCCGCGAAGAGACCATCCTCTTCGCCACCATGGTCAAACGTGCGTTCCTCAGCAAACTCCGCAACCGCGCCAACCTCCTCACCACCCTTCTCGAAGCCCCCACCCTCGCGCTGCTCATCTCGATGGTGCTTCGCTATTCCGAAGACGACTCCACCTACACCTTCGCCAGCGCCTTCCACATCCCCACCTACCTCTTCCTCACCTTGGTTGTCGCCATGTTCCTCGGCCTCACCAACAGCGCCGACGAAATCATCCGCGACCGACCCATGCTCAGCCGCGAGCGCAATCACAATCTGCGCATCAGCTACTACATCATCGGCAAAATCCTCTCCCTCTCCACCTTCTCCCTCATCCAGTGCGTCATTTATCTGCTCATCGGCAACGCCGTCCTGGAACTGCGCGAGATGTTCACCATCCACCTCTTCTGGATGTTCCTCACCTCTTTGACCGGGGTCTGTCTTGGCCTGCTCGTCTCCACGCTGGTCCACGACATCCGCACCGCCCTCAACATCATCCCGCTTCTCCTCATCCCGCAGATCATCCTCGGCGGCGCCCTCATCAAATACGAGGAAATGAACCGCAACCTCGACTTCGTCTACTCCATCCGTCAATGGATCGAGAAACAGGGCGGCGATCCCGTCGAAGCCAGCAAATTGAAAGTCCCCCTCATCTGCCAGATCATGCCGCTTCGCTGGTCCTATGAAAGCGCCATCATCGCCCAGGCCAAACTCAACCCCCTTAGCAGTGCCCAGAGCAAACTCGAAGAACGCATTCAGACCCTCATCAACCTCCCCGAAGACGTGGAAATGACCGAAGCCCAGCGCGAAGAACTCGACGTCACCAAACAAGCCCTCGCCGTTGTCTCCGGCCTCCAGGACCGCGATCCACAAGCTGTCAGCAGCCGCCTTGGCAACATTATCAACGAAGTCCTGTCCACCGGCAAACTCGATCCCGAAATCGCCGCCGATCACAGCAGCAGGAACAGCGTCAGCGCCGAGGAAATTTATGTCAACCGCAAGGTTCTTGACCTCGTCACCAAAGCCGAAATGGAACGCGAAGACTACCGTCGAGAGTCCACCCCCAACGTCTTCTTCGGCACCATAAAAACCTTCAGCCTCATTCAGGAAAAAGAAAAACCCCTCCCTCAGCCCAACACCCTTGAAGCCGTGCAAAGCTTCACAGGTGTGAAAGAAAAGAAACCCTGGTGGCAGGAGATCAAAATCAACACCCTGTGGCTGAATTTCGTCATCATGATCCTCACCCTCATCGGCGTCATCATCACCGTCCACGCCGCCCTCCGCCGACAACTCTCCAGAGTGTAG